From Acinetobacter sp. ASP199, the proteins below share one genomic window:
- the cysS gene encoding cysteine--tRNA ligase: protein MQPFVLYNSEQRKKVEFVPRKEGQIDLYVCGMTVYDYCHIGHARTVVAFDYIIRFLRSQGWQVKYVRNITDIDDKIIKRANENGESISSLTSRFIDAMNEDFAKLGCLAPDAAPKATDYIDQMQNMIGTLVDNGTAYPANNGDVYFEVEKFAKYGRLSGRKLEDMQAGASDRVDVEVEKKHPFDFVLWKHAKENEPSWTSPWGNGRPGWHIECSAMSTCCLGNHFDIHGGGADLSFPHHENEIAQSEAATGEQYVNYWMHAGFINVDGEKMSKSLGNFFTIRDVIEKFHPEVVRYFIVSSHYRSPVNYSDVALKEAKNTLMRFYHSFKAYQAVYGELVVETLDQSFVERFNTAMRDDFNTPEAIAVLFELNKELNRAVKDQNQEQAAVYYSTLRHLTNILGLVQHNVDEFLKSDIGQEALGLSQAQIEDLIQQRKDAKKEKNFARADEIRQSLLDQGVVLEDTRQGTVWRRAD, encoded by the coding sequence ATGCAACCATTTGTTCTATATAACTCAGAGCAACGTAAAAAAGTAGAATTTGTTCCTCGTAAAGAAGGTCAGATTGATCTGTATGTTTGTGGTATGACGGTCTATGACTATTGTCATATTGGACATGCACGTACAGTGGTTGCATTCGACTATATTATCCGTTTCTTGCGTAGCCAGGGCTGGCAGGTGAAATACGTACGTAATATCACCGACATTGACGACAAAATTATTAAACGTGCCAATGAAAATGGTGAAAGCATTTCATCACTCACCAGCCGTTTTATTGATGCGATGAATGAAGACTTTGCCAAATTAGGCTGTCTTGCGCCGGATGCTGCACCAAAAGCCACTGACTATATTGATCAAATGCAAAATATGATTGGTACCCTTGTGGATAACGGTACAGCATATCCAGCCAATAATGGCGACGTGTATTTTGAAGTTGAAAAGTTTGCGAAATACGGTCGTTTATCTGGTCGTAAACTGGAAGACATGCAAGCGGGTGCATCAGACCGTGTAGATGTAGAAGTTGAGAAAAAACATCCATTTGACTTTGTACTGTGGAAACATGCTAAAGAAAATGAACCATCTTGGACATCTCCTTGGGGCAATGGTCGCCCAGGCTGGCATATTGAATGTTCAGCCATGTCGACTTGCTGCCTGGGTAATCATTTTGATATTCATGGCGGTGGTGCTGATTTAAGCTTCCCGCATCATGAAAATGAGATTGCACAATCTGAAGCAGCGACAGGTGAACAGTATGTGAACTACTGGATGCATGCTGGCTTCATCAACGTCGATGGCGAAAAAATGTCGAAGTCTTTGGGCAACTTCTTCACCATTCGTGATGTGATTGAAAAATTCCATCCTGAAGTGGTGCGTTACTTTATCGTGTCTTCACACTATCGCAGCCCAGTGAACTATTCTGATGTAGCATTAAAAGAAGCGAAAAATACGCTGATGCGTTTCTATCATTCCTTTAAAGCTTATCAAGCGGTATATGGCGAGCTAGTTGTTGAAACTCTAGATCAAAGCTTTGTTGAACGTTTCAATACGGCAATGCGTGATGACTTCAATACCCCAGAAGCCATTGCAGTATTGTTTGAACTGAATAAAGAGCTCAACCGTGCGGTAAAAGACCAGAATCAGGAACAGGCTGCTGTTTATTATTCTACTTTGCGTCATCTCACCAATATTCTAGGTCTGGTGCAGCACAATGTTGATGAATTCTTGAAGTCTGATATAGGTCAGGAAGCTTTAGGCTTATCTCAAGCACAGATTGAAGACCTGATCCAGCAACGTAAAGATGCCAAGAAAGAGAAAAACTTTGCTCGTGCCGATGAAATCCGCCAGTCTTTATTAGACCAAGGCGTGGTTTTGGAAGATACCCGTCAAGGTACGGTATGGCGTCGTGCTGATTAA
- a CDS encoding HAD-IIIA family hydrolase, translating into MASYVLLEQARDIAALVLDVDGILSDGFVTLTNTGDEIKSFDIRDGLGMKLVQQAGIKVIIITGRQSNIVQKRMSDLGVDLVYQGREDKGVALKEACAQLNIDPEDCLYMGDDWPDLSAFAIAGMKVTVPNGHVEVRRRADLVTQAMGGRGAVREICDMLLMSKGVYQELLEKFTRAPY; encoded by the coding sequence ATGGCATCTTATGTATTGTTAGAGCAGGCACGTGATATTGCTGCACTGGTGCTTGATGTAGATGGTATTTTAAGTGACGGTTTTGTCACGCTGACCAATACCGGCGATGAGATCAAATCTTTTGATATTCGTGACGGTCTGGGCATGAAACTGGTTCAGCAAGCTGGAATTAAGGTGATTATTATTACTGGACGCCAAAGTAATATTGTACAGAAACGCATGTCTGATTTAGGTGTAGATTTGGTCTATCAGGGGCGTGAAGACAAAGGTGTTGCTCTGAAAGAAGCTTGTGCCCAGTTGAATATTGATCCTGAAGATTGCCTGTATATGGGTGATGATTGGCCTGACCTGTCAGCCTTTGCGATTGCAGGCATGAAAGTGACGGTTCCAAATGGTCATGTCGAAGTACGTCGTCGTGCCGATCTGGTAACTCAGGCGATGGGCGGCCGTGGTGCAGTGCGCGAGATTTGTGACATGCTTTTAATGTCTAAAGGTGTTTACCAAGAATTACTTGAAAAGTTTACTCGTGCGCCATATTAA
- a CDS encoding KpsF/GutQ family sugar-phosphate isomerase, translating to MPNQIDFQKVALETLRIEEQALQILATQIDERFSQACEIILQCKGRLVITGMGKSGHIGRKMAATFASTGTPSFFMHPGEAGHGDLGMLVPGDVLIAISNSGKSDEIMMLMPLIKRLEIPLITISGDAKGPMPQNADVALTLGNLQEACPLGLAPTSSTTATLALGDALAVALLDARGFTADDFALSHPAGALGKRLLLHVKHLMHTASELPKVSPDTPMNQVLYEISNKRLGLTTIVDQNDVLLGIFTDGDLRRLIDKQQGFDVNLPVQEVMTKNPLTISQEARAVVALERMNERKINQFVVVDDANKVIGVISMHDLIQAGVN from the coding sequence ATGCCAAATCAAATAGACTTCCAGAAAGTTGCACTTGAAACACTGCGTATCGAAGAACAAGCATTACAGATTTTAGCCACGCAAATTGATGAGCGTTTTAGTCAGGCATGTGAAATTATCCTGCAGTGCAAAGGTCGTCTGGTGATTACCGGGATGGGGAAATCCGGGCATATTGGCCGTAAAATGGCGGCAACTTTTGCCTCTACAGGTACGCCTTCATTCTTTATGCATCCAGGCGAAGCAGGGCATGGTGATCTCGGTATGCTGGTGCCGGGAGATGTGCTGATTGCCATTTCCAACTCGGGCAAGAGTGATGAAATCATGATGCTGATGCCTTTGATCAAGCGTCTGGAAATTCCTCTAATTACCATCAGCGGCGATGCCAAAGGTCCAATGCCACAAAATGCTGATGTGGCTTTAACCTTAGGCAATCTTCAGGAAGCTTGTCCGCTCGGTCTGGCTCCGACTTCTAGTACAACCGCAACTTTAGCGCTAGGTGATGCTCTGGCTGTAGCGCTGCTAGATGCGCGTGGCTTTACCGCTGATGATTTTGCCTTGTCACATCCAGCTGGAGCATTGGGTAAGCGTTTACTACTACACGTAAAACACTTAATGCACACTGCTTCAGAGCTGCCAAAAGTTTCACCAGATACACCGATGAATCAAGTTTTATACGAAATTTCAAATAAACGCCTAGGTTTAACCACAATTGTGGACCAAAATGATGTTCTGCTGGGTATTTTTACTGATGGTGACTTGCGCCGCTTGATCGACAAGCAGCAAGGTTTTGATGTCAATCTGCCGGTTCAGGAAGTGATGACCAAGAATCCTTTGACGATTTCTCAGGAAGCACGTGCTGTAGTGGCGCTAGAACGCATGAACGAACGTAAAATTAATCAATTTGTAGTAGTTGATGATGCCAATAAAGTTATTGGCGTAATTAGTATGCATGACCTGATTCAGGCTGGGGTAAATTAA
- a CDS encoding BapA prefix-like domain-containing protein, with protein MQVQVISKSNGANNLIKEYSQEIGLNESSVVLVDVKVEDVEKIEHLNNQIEITLKNGEKIVINNFNIEESSLVFRNEQSEMSLFDFETISYNPINDIELLLNEGVKGLFTELWPWVAGAAVIGGLAIAADGSSGSNSNYGNNNLSEQEIAKALLEQAIENAKDALATLTGEEKSAVEKALAKAEAELVKEGATADDFTKAATDLNEVVSGAQILENQEDAADKLADAKADLSDAIENAKDSLNELTGEEKSQVEAEIAEAEAVLAKEDANVDDYKAAEDALEKVVEDAKASEATEGSADQLADAKADLSNAIENAKDSLNELTGKEKSQVEAAIDEAEAVWAKEDANIADYKAAEDALEKVVAKAEAAQSLKDAADLAAEVAEAEAQAYADAKQSLVDSIAAAKEAVKVLTGSEKSLVEEALATAEAELVKEGATADDFNAAASDLDAVVEVAQILENKEGAADKLADAKADLSDAIENAKDSLNELTGEEKSQVEAEIAEAEAVLAKEDANVDDYKAAEDALEEVVEDAKASEATEGSADQLADAKADLSDAIENAKDSLNELTGKEKSQVKAAIDEAEAVWAKEDANIADYKAAEDALEKVVAKAEAAQSLKDAADLAAEVAEAEAQAYADAKQSLVDSIAAAKEAVKVLTGSEKSLVEEALATAEAELVKEGATADDFNAAASELDAVVEVAQIFENKEGAADKLADAKADLSDAIENAKESLNELTGEEKSQVEAEIAEAEAVLAKEDANVDDYKAAEDALEEVVEDAKASEATEGSADQLADAKADLSDAIENAKDSLNELTGKEKSQVEAEIAEAEAVWAKEDANIADYKAAEDALEKVVAKAEAAQSLKDAADLAAEVAEAEAQAYADAKQSLVDSIAAAKEAVKVLTGSEKSLVEEALATAEAELVKEGATADDFNAAASELDAVVEVAQIFENKEGAADKLADAKADLSDAIENAKESLNELTGEEKSQVEAAIAEAEAALANEDASLADYKAAEDALEEVVEDAKASEATESSDEKTVEAAKDRLKALIIEKTPILDRLDGVELAEAKVLLADGKTLVFESNDLTEITDFITTLTNGFDAAVAQEALEDAAEIQLDAVIFKAENLSADNPKDQELLQDAIQKAKALKLKSYTSEAQFVEEAQELQKVLDTISISSQTKIGDVNTYATLEVNPKTTDFYDKDGNVVSKLTASGVSLVDLGLGGVLDASVVEKYNGISFTVKPNQTLSFTYEAKLNGLASGTKLDIVLLKQELVNGQYVWTSETIGSGSIGSALFIPISSINVNVMDLTEGSYKLIASPSSEASLSLLGGLTSTMADLVVKDYSDYDDLGLKGYSQQGNIFDQANVITTSELSSITLNDSKTYQLYYDKFVVDTQYGVLTVYKDTGDYIFEPSTKDISFIGKKETIKFVYSENGQEKYINLNVGIESPDVETDFDEPKPIKNFEAIDDQAIVNLNLSQTNEVLDKSGFKGEVTKKDGTSIDLEKISNPKTESFKFYSITDKVTFSFSLTGKGKVFSFYAKENSTVNQDWVLKKDGIEIQRGTLGQNDQLILDGLYEGGYTLELTNTGSSAGLENIAIISTDLFNYETEENQNNQILGNILKNDNFDNVLYKLFINAEDSLVQIKGVYGQDTGQTFKGTYGTLTIWMNGQYQYDLNPDVTAQEFGEVEHFEYQIKAANGDVTTASLDINLSSYQLINNEDSETLSLLKGSTGNDILMGNEYSNTIVGNGGHDTLIYKVLEGAENSGTGGNGHDTWTDFGVKVDNLDGINISELLVGFEKGVSDIKQFISVNYDESKGEAVLSIDRDGTSGGLYQSTKLLTLTNQTKPVTLDELLENNQIIF; from the coding sequence ATGCAGGTTCAAGTCATTTCAAAGTCAAATGGTGCTAATAATTTAATAAAAGAGTATTCACAGGAAATAGGATTAAATGAAAGCTCTGTTGTTTTGGTAGATGTAAAGGTAGAAGATGTTGAAAAGATTGAACATCTAAATAATCAAATAGAAATTACTTTAAAAAATGGCGAAAAAATAGTAATAAATAACTTTAATATAGAAGAAAGTTCATTAGTTTTTAGAAATGAACAATCTGAAATGTCCTTATTTGATTTTGAGACAATTTCATATAATCCAATAAATGATATTGAGCTTTTACTGAATGAAGGTGTAAAGGGTTTATTCACAGAGCTTTGGCCTTGGGTAGCGGGAGCTGCAGTAATCGGTGGTTTAGCAATAGCTGCTGATGGTTCAAGTGGTTCAAATAGCAACTACGGAAATAATAATTTATCTGAACAAGAAATTGCAAAAGCGTTACTAGAACAAGCAATTGAAAATGCTAAAGATGCATTGGCGACTCTTACGGGTGAAGAAAAGTCAGCAGTAGAAAAAGCGCTGGCAAAAGCTGAAGCTGAATTGGTCAAAGAAGGTGCTACAGCAGATGACTTTACAAAAGCAGCAACAGATTTAAATGAAGTGGTATCTGGTGCACAAATTTTGGAAAATCAAGAAGATGCAGCGGATAAACTTGCGGATGCTAAAGCAGATCTTTCTGATGCCATTGAAAATGCGAAAGATAGCCTGAACGAACTGACTGGTGAAGAAAAGTCACAAGTTGAAGCAGAGATTGCTGAGGCAGAAGCAGTATTGGCAAAAGAAGACGCTAATGTTGATGATTACAAGGCCGCTGAGGATGCACTAGAAAAAGTTGTTGAAGATGCTAAAGCATCAGAAGCCACAGAAGGTTCAGCGGATCAACTTGCGGATGCTAAAGCAGATCTTTCTAATGCTATTGAAAATGCGAAAGATAGCCTGAACGAACTGACTGGTAAAGAAAAGTCACAAGTTGAAGCGGCGATTGACGAGGCAGAAGCAGTATGGGCAAAAGAAGACGCTAATATTGCTGATTACAAGGCTGCTGAGGATGCATTAGAAAAAGTTGTTGCGAAAGCAGAAGCTGCACAATCTCTCAAGGATGCAGCCGATTTGGCTGCAGAAGTAGCAGAAGCGGAAGCACAGGCTTATGCTGATGCAAAACAATCACTTGTTGATTCAATTGCAGCTGCCAAAGAAGCTGTCAAAGTACTGACAGGATCAGAGAAGTCATTAGTAGAAGAAGCACTGGCAACAGCTGAAGCTGAATTGGTCAAAGAAGGTGCTACCGCAGATGACTTTAATGCAGCAGCATCAGACTTAGATGCAGTGGTAGAAGTTGCACAAATCTTGGAAAATAAAGAAGGTGCAGCGGATAAGCTTGCGGATGCTAAAGCAGATCTTTCTGATGCCATTGAAAATGCGAAAGATAGCCTGAACGAACTGACTGGTGAAGAAAAGTCACAAGTTGAAGCAGAGATTGCTGAGGCAGAAGCAGTATTGGCAAAAGAAGACGCTAATGTTGATGATTACAAGGCCGCTGAGGATGCACTAGAAGAAGTGGTTGAAGATGCTAAAGCATCAGAAGCCACAGAAGGTTCAGCGGATCAACTTGCGGATGCTAAAGCAGATCTTTCTGATGCTATTGAAAATGCGAAAGATAGCCTGAACGAACTGACTGGTAAAGAAAAGTCACAAGTTAAAGCGGCGATTGACGAGGCAGAAGCAGTATGGGCAAAAGAAGACGCTAATATTGCTGATTACAAGGCTGCTGAGGATGCATTAGAAAAAGTTGTTGCGAAAGCAGAAGCTGCACAATCTCTCAAGGATGCAGCCGATTTGGCTGCAGAAGTAGCAGAAGCGGAAGCACAGGCTTATGCTGATGCAAAACAATCACTTGTTGATTCAATTGCAGCTGCCAAAGAAGCTGTCAAAGTACTGACAGGATCAGAGAAGTCATTAGTAGAAGAAGCACTGGCAACAGCTGAAGCTGAATTGGTCAAAGAAGGTGCTACCGCAGATGACTTTAATGCAGCAGCATCAGAATTAGATGCAGTGGTAGAAGTTGCACAAATCTTTGAAAATAAAGAAGGTGCAGCGGATAAACTTGCGGATGCTAAAGCAGACCTTTCTGATGCCATTGAAAATGCGAAAGAAAGCCTGAACGAACTGACTGGTGAAGAAAAGTCACAAGTTGAAGCAGAGATTGCTGAGGCAGAAGCAGTATTGGCAAAAGAAGACGCTAATGTTGATGATTACAAGGCCGCTGAGGATGCACTAGAAGAAGTGGTTGAAGATGCTAAAGCATCAGAAGCCACAGAAGGTTCAGCGGATCAACTTGCGGATGCTAAAGCAGATCTTTCTGATGCTATTGAAAATGCGAAAGATAGCCTGAACGAACTGACTGGTAAAGAAAAGTCACAAGTTGAAGCAGAGATTGCTGAGGCAGAAGCAGTATGGGCAAAAGAAGACGCTAATATTGCTGATTACAAGGCTGCTGAGGATGCATTAGAAAAAGTTGTTGCGAAAGCAGAAGCTGCACAATCTCTCAAGGATGCAGCCGATTTGGCTGCAGAAGTAGCAGAAGCGGAAGCACAGGCTTATGCTGATGCAAAACAATCACTTGTTGATTCAATTGCAGCTGCCAAAGAAGCTGTCAAAGTACTGACAGGATCAGAGAAGTCATTAGTAGAAGAAGCACTGGCAACAGCTGAAGCTGAATTGGTCAAAGAAGGTGCTACCGCAGATGACTTTAATGCAGCAGCATCAGAATTAGATGCAGTGGTAGAAGTTGCACAAATCTTTGAAAATAAAGAAGGTGCAGCGGATAAACTTGCGGATGCTAAAGCAGACCTTTCTGATGCCATTGAAAATGCGAAAGAAAGCCTGAACGAACTGACTGGTGAAGAAAAGTCACAAGTTGAAGCGGCGATTGCTGAGGCAGAAGCAGCATTGGCAAATGAAGACGCTAGTCTTGCTGATTACAAGGCTGCTGAGGATGCACTAGAAGAAGTTGTTGAAGATGCTAAAGCATCAGAAGCCACAGAAAGTTCAGATGAAAAGACAGTGGAAGCAGCAAAAGACCGTTTGAAAGCTTTAATTATAGAAAAAACCCCTATTTTAGATCGTTTAGATGGTGTCGAGCTTGCTGAAGCAAAAGTATTGCTTGCAGATGGTAAAACATTAGTTTTTGAGTCTAATGATTTAACTGAAATTACAGATTTTATTACGACTTTAACTAATGGGTTTGACGCAGCTGTTGCACAAGAAGCTTTAGAGGATGCTGCTGAAATACAATTAGATGCAGTTATCTTTAAGGCTGAAAATCTATCAGCAGATAATCCTAAAGATCAAGAACTACTTCAAGATGCTATTCAAAAAGCTAAGGCTTTAAAATTAAAATCTTATACCTCGGAAGCTCAGTTTGTTGAAGAAGCACAAGAGCTGCAAAAAGTTTTGGATACGATTTCAATTTCATCTCAAACAAAAATAGGCGATGTTAATACATATGCCACACTTGAGGTAAATCCAAAAACAACAGATTTTTATGATAAGGATGGAAATGTCGTTTCAAAACTTACAGCTAGTGGAGTTAGTCTAGTTGATTTAGGTTTGGGTGGGGTCTTAGATGCATCAGTTGTAGAAAAATATAACGGAATAAGTTTTACAGTTAAGCCAAACCAAACATTATCATTTACATATGAAGCAAAATTAAACGGTTTGGCTTCTGGTACCAAGCTAGATATTGTTTTATTAAAACAAGAATTGGTGAATGGTCAGTATGTTTGGACTTCTGAAACAATTGGTTCTGGGTCAATAGGGTCAGCATTATTTATTCCAATTAGTAGTATCAATGTTAATGTCATGGATTTGACAGAAGGAAGCTATAAACTTATTGCTAGCCCATCATCTGAAGCAAGTTTAAGCTTGCTTGGTGGTTTGACCTCCACAATGGCGGATTTGGTTGTAAAAGATTATTCTGATTATGATGATTTAGGATTGAAAGGTTATAGCCAACAAGGGAATATTTTTGATCAAGCTAATGTAATTACAACATCGGAATTGAGCTCAATCACATTAAATGATTCGAAAACGTACCAATTGTATTACGACAAATTTGTTGTAGATACGCAATATGGTGTGCTAACTGTCTACAAAGACACAGGTGATTATATATTTGAACCATCAACAAAAGATATTTCATTTATTGGTAAGAAAGAAACAATTAAGTTTGTTTATTCTGAAAATGGACAAGAAAAATATATCAATTTAAATGTTGGTATTGAGAGTCCTGATGTTGAAACAGATTTTGATGAACCGAAGCCAATTAAAAACTTTGAAGCTATTGATGATCAAGCCATTGTTAATCTTAACTTAAGTCAAACTAATGAAGTTTTAGATAAAAGTGGATTTAAAGGAGAGGTTACGAAAAAAGATGGTACTTCAATTGATCTAGAAAAAATTTCTAATCCAAAAACAGAGAGTTTTAAATTTTATTCTATCACAGATAAAGTAACGTTTAGTTTTAGTTTGACTGGTAAAGGTAAAGTCTTTAGTTTTTATGCGAAAGAAAACTCTACAGTTAACCAAGATTGGGTACTTAAAAAAGATGGTATTGAGATTCAACGTGGAACATTAGGCCAGAACGATCAGTTGATTTTGGATGGATTATACGAAGGTGGATATACGCTTGAATTAACTAATACTGGTTCTTCGGCTGGACTTGAAAATATTGCTATAATATCTACTGATTTATTTAACTATGAAACAGAAGAAAATCAAAATAATCAGATTTTAGGAAATATCCTTAAAAATGATAATTTTGATAATGTGTTATACAAATTATTTATAAATGCTGAAGATAGTCTAGTTCAAATTAAAGGTGTATATGGTCAAGATACTGGTCAAACATTTAAGGGTACATATGGAACTTTAACGATCTGGATGAATGGACAATATCAATATGATTTAAATCCTGATGTAACGGCCCAGGAGTTTGGTGAAGTAGAGCATTTTGAATATCAAATAAAAGCAGCGAATGGTGATGTAACTACAGCAAGCTTAGATATAAATTTATCGTCATACCAACTCATTAATAATGAAGATAGTGAAACGCTTTCATTGTTAAAAGGTAGCACTGGAAATGACATACTAATGGGTAATGAATATTCAAATACTATTGTTGGTAATGGTGGTCATGATACACTGATTTATAAAGTTCTTGAGGGTGCAGAAAACTCAGGTACAGGTGGTAATGGTCACGATACATGGACGGATTTCGGCGTAAAAGTTGATAATCTCGATGGTATTAATATTTCAGAATTACTTGTTGGATTTGAGAAAGGTGTTAGTGATATTAAACAGTTTATCTCTGTGAACTATGATGAGTCTAAGGGCGAAGCAGTACTTTCAATCGATCGTGATGGTACATCTGGTGGGCTTTATCAGAGTACGAAGTTACTGACTTTAACAAATCAAACTAAACCAGTAACATTGGATGAATTGTTAGAAAATAACCAAATCATTTTCTAA
- the lptB gene encoding LPS export ABC transporter ATP-binding protein produces the protein MAESQVQTLTIKHLAKNYSKRWVVKDVSFSMESGQIVGLLGPNGAGKTTSFYMVVGLVRMDKGEIYLDDLDLSDLAMHERARKGIGYLPQEASIFRKLTIAENIMAILETRKELSKAQRQQRLAALLADFKITHIKDSLGMSVSGGERRRAEIARALAADPKFMLLDEPFAGVDPISVGDIKDIITTLKDRGIGVLITDHNVRETLAICEHAYIVSEGAVIAEGTPQEILNNETVRKVYLGDDFTV, from the coding sequence ATGGCTGAATCACAGGTTCAAACCTTAACCATTAAACATCTGGCGAAAAACTATAGTAAACGTTGGGTGGTGAAGGATGTATCCTTCAGCATGGAAAGTGGTCAAATCGTCGGTTTGCTTGGTCCAAATGGTGCCGGTAAAACCACCAGTTTCTATATGGTCGTTGGTCTGGTACGAATGGATAAAGGTGAAATTTATCTGGATGATCTGGATCTGTCAGATCTGGCCATGCATGAACGTGCCCGTAAAGGGATTGGTTATCTGCCGCAGGAAGCCTCCATTTTCCGGAAACTGACCATTGCTGAAAATATTATGGCGATTCTTGAAACCCGTAAGGAATTGAGCAAAGCCCAGCGTCAACAGCGTCTGGCAGCATTACTGGCAGACTTTAAGATTACCCATATCAAAGATTCTCTGGGCATGAGTGTTTCTGGTGGTGAGCGTCGTCGTGCGGAAATTGCCCGTGCGCTGGCAGCTGATCCAAAATTCATGTTACTCGATGAACCTTTTGCCGGGGTCGATCCGATTTCTGTCGGAGACATTAAAGACATTATTACAACCTTGAAAGATCGTGGTATTGGCGTATTAATTACCGATCATAATGTACGTGAAACCTTGGCAATCTGTGAGCATGCTTATATTGTCAGTGAAGGGGCAGTGATTGCAGAAGGTACACCGCAAGAAATCCTGAATAATGAAACTGTTAGAAAAGTGTATCTGGGTGATGACTTTACAGTGTAA
- the lptA gene encoding lipopolysaccharide transport periplasmic protein LptA, with the protein MNQILKPKMKTTFLKHTALAAVLGFSSFAAWAIPSDRQQPISLVADRATFNERTGITTYTGNVIIEQGTMKLQANSIVANLNSKKQISTITANGSPARFQQKIDAAKGIAKGQAQKIVYNADTGIITLTGNAFLEQDGASIRGNTLRYSMNKGDIEAVGTPNKTGSSAGRVQIVIPPSSSKSFPGARD; encoded by the coding sequence ATGAACCAAATTCTTAAACCTAAAATGAAGACTACTTTCCTGAAGCATACTGCGCTTGCTGCTGTGCTCGGCTTTAGCTCGTTTGCTGCATGGGCAATTCCCTCAGACCGCCAGCAGCCTATTTCACTGGTAGCTGACCGTGCCACCTTCAATGAGCGTACCGGTATCACGACTTATACCGGTAATGTCATTATTGAGCAGGGGACTATGAAGCTTCAGGCAAACTCGATTGTGGCGAACCTGAACAGCAAGAAGCAAATCAGTACGATTACAGCAAATGGTAGTCCTGCACGTTTCCAGCAAAAGATTGATGCTGCAAAAGGGATTGCTAAAGGTCAGGCACAGAAGATTGTCTACAACGCCGATACCGGTATTATTACCCTGACAGGTAATGCCTTCCTGGAACAGGACGGTGCCAGTATCCGTGGTAATACACTTCGCTATAGCATGAATAAAGGTGATATTGAAGCTGTTGGTACGCCGAATAAAACCGGTTCCTCTGCAGGTCGTGTCCAGATTGTGATTCCACCATCCAGTTCTAAATCCTTCCCAGGAGCACGTGACTAA
- the lptC gene encoding LPS export ABC transporter periplasmic protein LptC, giving the protein MDTKVLYVIAIIIAAISGGYYYFSGSGNKLQVDAARSMKSTAENINLTQTDETGELAVRAQVDRVEQDMQKKTSKLENMNASMYKDGKVDSTFYAKLVNGYEDNTKVILSQQVVATKILQDGQLQFKTEELTGFPKTREIETDKAVEVTSPQAEFISQGLKANLNDGQYEFFNIRGKYEPNS; this is encoded by the coding sequence ATGGATACTAAAGTTTTATACGTAATTGCGATTATTATCGCAGCGATAAGTGGTGGTTATTATTATTTCAGTGGAAGTGGAAATAAGCTTCAGGTAGATGCTGCACGCAGTATGAAATCCACGGCTGAAAATATTAACTTGACTCAGACCGATGAAACAGGCGAGCTAGCTGTTCGTGCTCAGGTCGATCGAGTCGAGCAGGATATGCAGAAAAAAACTTCGAAGCTGGAAAATATGAATGCTTCGATGTACAAGGATGGCAAAGTAGATTCTACTTTTTATGCCAAACTTGTGAACGGCTATGAAGATAATACTAAAGTGATCCTTTCACAGCAGGTGGTCGCCACCAAGATTCTGCAGGATGGTCAGCTTCAATTCAAGACAGAAGAGTTAACAGGTTTCCCGAAAACACGGGAAATTGAAACGGATAAGGCTGTAGAAGTAACGAGTCCACAGGCTGAGTTTATCAGTCAGGGATTGAAAGCGAATCTAAATGACGGTCAATACGAATTTTTTAATATTCGAGGAAAGTATGAACCAAATTCTTAA